From one Enterococcus sp. DIV2402 genomic stretch:
- a CDS encoding methylated-DNA--[protein]-cysteine S-methyltransferase has product MKRLYTMTAIIGDEEYTFAATDYGLAYFDLVTNDEDISKFFKGYQVITDNKKVASYVQPLKDYFAQTGTSFPFAIDLIGTDFQKQVWEELLKVPYGTTTTYSALAENIGRPTAVRAVANAVGRNPLLIVVPCHRVLGKNGALTGFRGGLPLKRRLLTIEGHTYS; this is encoded by the coding sequence ATGAAACGATTATATACGATGACCGCAATAATTGGTGACGAAGAGTATACTTTTGCCGCAACGGACTACGGTTTAGCTTATTTTGATTTAGTAACGAACGATGAAGATATCTCTAAATTTTTTAAAGGATACCAAGTGATTACAGATAACAAAAAAGTCGCTAGTTATGTTCAACCACTCAAAGATTATTTTGCACAGACGGGGACGTCATTTCCATTTGCGATTGATTTAATTGGCACTGATTTCCAAAAACAAGTTTGGGAAGAATTATTGAAGGTGCCTTATGGAACCACCACCACCTATAGTGCGTTGGCAGAAAACATTGGTCGCCCAACGGCTGTCCGTGCGGTTGCTAATGCAGTGGGAAGAAATCCGCTCTTAATTGTAGTTCCATGTCATCGAGTCTTAGGAAAAAATGGCGCATTGACAGGCTTTCGTGGCGGCTTACCATTGAAACGTCGCCTATTAACAATTGAAGGACATACCTATTCTTAA
- a CDS encoding PASTA domain-containing protein: MSDFLSNFTKNNYDGQKKETAKKTPEPEENIEETVSAEPVEEKKVSEPIKETPSPKEATRKAKPKSEEKMVSRFQTEETEFDPTYQKRQRKKYLFIGLATVLAAIALFFTYYQLTHVKVPDFVKKEISEVRTWGTENGVVIKVDQEYDFDTEVNNVISQAVAPDKKIKKGKTLTIKGSLGADPEEKIALPDFKSMDNTAASDWITEHKAENITLLESFDDKVAKGEFIKQEAANKELKLEEYKRKDRLTIYYSKGKEVFEKNIEVPDFKGKALSEVTDWTKKNEVKLKTIKDFSNDVAVDTVISQETGKGTKIAKQEEIVVHISKGKAIVVPDYATYTLEEASSIESKVPVMIKNLFSSDVPYGQFISQSVEPGKEYTEGDTIPPVEVVYSQGRPYMKDLRGSTNEGDLPKLFFDEYQSKGAYIYYTVYYVDSSEPKGTVVEMSQYGQFLPIEATITIGISLGNLKPKVDEIPETSETATLETEEPAEDNPINE, from the coding sequence ATGAGTGATTTTCTTTCTAACTTTACGAAAAATAATTATGATGGACAAAAAAAAGAGACGGCAAAAAAGACACCTGAACCTGAAGAAAATATAGAAGAAACGGTGTCTGCTGAACCTGTTGAAGAAAAGAAAGTCTCAGAACCCATCAAAGAAACACCGTCGCCTAAAGAAGCAACACGCAAAGCTAAACCTAAATCAGAAGAAAAAATGGTCAGTCGTTTTCAAACGGAAGAGACTGAATTTGATCCAACCTATCAAAAACGCCAACGAAAAAAATATCTTTTTATTGGTTTGGCGACAGTTTTGGCAGCAATCGCTTTGTTTTTCACCTATTATCAATTGACCCATGTGAAAGTTCCAGATTTTGTCAAAAAAGAAATTTCTGAAGTACGTACTTGGGGGACTGAAAATGGAGTAGTCATTAAAGTCGATCAAGAATACGATTTTGATACGGAAGTTAACAACGTAATTTCTCAAGCTGTTGCTCCAGATAAAAAAATCAAAAAAGGTAAAACCTTAACGATTAAAGGTAGTCTTGGAGCAGATCCAGAAGAAAAAATTGCCCTGCCAGATTTTAAATCGATGGATAACACCGCCGCTTCTGATTGGATTACAGAACATAAAGCCGAAAATATTACGTTGCTAGAGTCGTTCGATGACAAAGTGGCTAAAGGCGAATTTATCAAACAAGAAGCAGCAAATAAAGAATTAAAATTAGAAGAATATAAACGAAAAGATCGTTTAACCATCTACTATTCAAAAGGAAAAGAAGTATTTGAAAAAAATATTGAAGTTCCGGATTTTAAAGGTAAAGCTCTATCTGAAGTAACAGACTGGACGAAGAAAAATGAAGTGAAGCTAAAAACCATTAAAGATTTTTCTAATGATGTTGCGGTAGATACTGTTATTTCACAAGAAACCGGAAAAGGAACAAAAATCGCGAAACAAGAGGAAATTGTCGTACACATTTCAAAAGGCAAAGCGATTGTTGTTCCTGATTATGCAACCTATACATTGGAAGAGGCAAGTAGCATTGAATCTAAAGTACCAGTGATGATTAAAAATCTATTTTCATCGGATGTGCCATATGGTCAATTCATTAGCCAATCAGTGGAACCAGGAAAAGAATATACAGAAGGGGATACGATTCCGCCTGTAGAAGTGGTTTATTCGCAAGGTCGTCCCTATATGAAGGATTTACGTGGCAGCACGAATGAAGGAGATTTACCAAAACTCTTCTTTGATGAATATCAATCCAAAGGTGCATATATTTATTATACCGTTTATTATGTCGATTCTTCTGAACCGAAAGGAACAGTCGTCGAAATGAGCCAATATGGTCAATTTTTACCAATTGAAGCTACGATTACTATTGGAATTAGCTTAGGCAATTTGAAACCAAAAGTGGATGAAATTCCCGAAACCTCTGAAACAGCCACTTTAGAAACTGAAGAACCAGCAGAAGATAATCCAATAAATGAATAG
- a CDS encoding ABC transporter ATP-binding protein, which translates to MTLLETKNVDYFYQDGDQRRYILKETSVSFEKGTFYAILGQSGSGKTTFLSLISALDSPKSGEILLNGKDIKALGYDKYRRDEISIIFQSYNLIPYLTAVENVLVPMSITDNKLPDNHREVAYNLLDYIGITRDKADRLVNQLSGGEQQRVAIARALATNVDIILADEPTGNLDEEMEQEIVDIFKELAHAHNKCVIMVTHSNEIAQQADEMLYLRKGVLKPYE; encoded by the coding sequence ATGACTTTATTGGAAACAAAAAATGTTGATTATTTTTATCAAGATGGCGATCAACGCCGTTATATTTTAAAAGAGACGTCTGTGTCTTTTGAAAAAGGAACGTTCTATGCTATTTTAGGACAATCTGGTTCAGGAAAAACAACCTTTTTATCATTAATTAGTGCATTAGATTCGCCAAAATCAGGTGAAATTTTACTTAATGGTAAAGACATTAAGGCGTTAGGTTATGATAAGTATCGTCGGGATGAAATTAGTATTATTTTCCAAAGTTATAACTTGATTCCTTATTTGACAGCAGTCGAAAACGTCTTAGTGCCAATGTCAATTACTGATAATAAATTGCCGGACAATCATCGTGAAGTTGCTTATAATTTGTTGGATTATATTGGTATTACTCGCGATAAAGCCGACCGGTTAGTCAATCAATTATCAGGTGGAGAACAACAACGTGTGGCGATTGCGCGAGCTTTGGCTACGAATGTGGATATTATTTTAGCCGATGAACCAACTGGAAATTTAGATGAGGAAATGGAACAAGAAATTGTTGATATTTTTAAAGAATTAGCTCACGCACATAACAAATGCGTGATTATGGTGACCCACTCCAATGAAATTGCCCAACAGGCAGATGAAATGTTGTATTTGAGAAAAGGTGTGTTGAAGCCATATGAGTGA
- a CDS encoding ABC transporter permease, translated as MKFWQRALKSVTRRKGRSFILFLVIFILGNVIAGAVAIQQSTENVEKETKKQMGSQATVDMDYEKLEKEQQKNPEKFEGDEWAKPPSMKELEAIGKLSYVRYYDMSIPGYIGTNKFKAYSPEEGSVSYGGAYKYGFNIKGVNRKEVVDLEEGIIKLESGETFTDKAIKDGENTVLISREVAEANNLSVGDQVALDVSEQAYSEEPMEEESEEPATPEVLTFDFPVKVGGIFSVVKKEKTEKSKDEDNGEAEWRAMEQINTIYMPNELVKALNKEQSQKFWNMSEEDLALQESQEYYQVTYVLKSIDDVEAFREEANALISNEYYQVFASTDQYDQIAGGMKKLGTISKYVVIIAALATILIISLVVLLFLRDRKHELGIYLSLGESRTEIIGQIIVELLLTSIIALVLSLITGNLLGGAVSNSLLQTDWLNNSSDMMGGYMGGYSLNTPSVSYEDIQSAYKVTFSAGYIISYLLLGLGTVLLSAILPLLYILRLNPKKIMM; from the coding sequence ATGAAATTTTGGCAACGAGCACTGAAAAGTGTGACACGAAGAAAAGGGCGCTCTTTTATTTTATTTTTAGTTATTTTTATTTTAGGGAATGTTATTGCGGGGGCAGTGGCAATTCAACAATCCACAGAAAACGTTGAAAAAGAAACCAAGAAACAGATGGGATCGCAAGCAACTGTTGACATGGATTATGAAAAGCTGGAAAAAGAGCAACAAAAAAATCCAGAGAAATTTGAAGGCGATGAGTGGGCTAAACCACCATCAATGAAAGAATTAGAAGCAATTGGCAAATTATCTTATGTTAGATATTATGATATGTCCATTCCTGGATATATTGGAACCAATAAATTTAAAGCTTATTCGCCAGAGGAAGGTAGCGTTAGTTATGGCGGTGCCTATAAATACGGATTTAACATCAAAGGCGTAAACCGTAAAGAAGTTGTGGATCTTGAAGAAGGTATTATTAAGTTGGAGAGTGGCGAAACCTTTACTGATAAGGCGATTAAAGACGGAGAAAATACAGTGTTAATCAGTCGTGAAGTTGCTGAAGCAAATAATCTTTCTGTCGGGGATCAAGTAGCACTTGATGTATCTGAGCAAGCTTATTCTGAAGAGCCGATGGAAGAAGAGAGTGAGGAACCTGCGACGCCTGAAGTTCTCACGTTCGATTTCCCTGTTAAAGTTGGTGGAATCTTCTCGGTCGTTAAAAAAGAAAAAACAGAGAAAAGTAAAGACGAAGATAATGGCGAAGCTGAATGGCGTGCGATGGAACAAATTAACACCATTTATATGCCAAATGAATTAGTCAAAGCATTAAATAAAGAACAGTCTCAAAAATTTTGGAATATGAGTGAAGAAGACCTTGCCTTACAAGAATCGCAAGAATATTATCAAGTAACCTATGTCTTGAAATCAATTGATGATGTAGAAGCGTTTCGTGAAGAAGCGAATGCATTAATTAGCAATGAATATTACCAAGTCTTTGCCTCAACTGATCAATACGATCAAATCGCAGGTGGAATGAAAAAATTAGGTACCATTTCAAAATATGTTGTAATTATTGCAGCTTTAGCAACAATTTTAATTATTTCATTAGTAGTGTTGTTATTCTTGCGTGATCGTAAACATGAATTAGGCATTTATCTGTCCTTAGGTGAAAGTCGTACGGAAATCATTGGTCAAATTATTGTTGAGTTGTTACTAACAAGTATTATCGCTTTGGTACTTTCACTAATAACAGGAAATCTATTAGGTGGTGCAGTATCAAATTCATTGTTACAAACAGATTGGTTAAATAATTCTAGTGATATGATGGGTGGCTATATGGGTGGATACTCATTAAATACACCAAGTGTCTCTTATGAAGATATTCAATCAGCTTATAAAGTGACGTTCTCAGCTGGCTATATTATTAGTTATTTACTATTAGGCTTAGGAACAGTCTTGCTTTCAGCGATATTACCATTGCTTTATATTCTACGTTTGAATCCGAAGAAAATTATGATGTAA
- the dtd gene encoding D-aminoacyl-tRNA deacylase, which produces MRAVVQRVSEASVKIKGEITGTIEQGYMILLGIHAEDTQADVEYLVGKIAKLRVFEDDEGKLNRSIDAVAGSILSISQFTLYAETKKGNRPSFIKAARPEVAVPLYEAFNEGLRQLQIPVVTGKFGADMKVALVNDGPVTIIFDTRE; this is translated from the coding sequence ATGCGCGCAGTTGTTCAACGAGTAAGTGAAGCAAGTGTCAAAATTAAGGGTGAAATTACAGGGACTATCGAGCAAGGATACATGATTTTATTAGGCATTCATGCGGAAGATACCCAAGCAGATGTAGAATATTTAGTCGGAAAAATCGCTAAATTACGGGTTTTTGAAGATGACGAGGGGAAATTGAATCGCAGCATTGATGCTGTGGCAGGAAGTATTTTAAGTATCTCTCAATTTACTTTATACGCTGAAACCAAGAAGGGCAATCGACCAAGCTTTATCAAAGCGGCTCGCCCAGAAGTAGCAGTTCCTTTGTACGAGGCTTTTAATGAAGGTTTACGTCAGTTACAAATACCTGTTGTGACGGGTAAGTTTGGTGCAGATATGAAAGTCGCTCTAGTTAATGATGGTCCAGTAACAATTATTTTTGATACACGTGAATAA
- a CDS encoding RelA/SpoT family protein, protein MAKETIMSGPTVVKLVSYYMSKEHVAFVQKALDYATKAHEGQFRKSGEPYIIHPIQVAGILAELHMDPHTVATGFLHDVVEDTDVTLDDLKAEFGPDVAMLVDGVTKLGKIMYKSHEEQLAENHRKMLLAMAQDLRVIMVKLADRLHNMRTLNHLREDKQRRIAQETMEIYAPLAHRLGISRIKWELEDRSLRYLNPNQYYRIVHLMQTKREEREAYVEGTVEEIRLATEELDIYAEIYGRPKHIYSIYRKMVDKKKQFDEIYDLLAIRVIVDSIKDCYAVLGAIHTRWKPMPGRFKDYIAMPKANMYQSIHTTVIGPNGNPIEIQIRTHEMHEIAEFGVAAHWAYKEGHTEEIKPDAMTQQVGWFKEILELQDESFDASEFMEGVKGDIFSDKVYVFTPKGDVSELPKGSGPLDFAYNIHTDIGSKTVGAKVNGKMVQLDYKLKTGDIVEIMTSANSSGPSRDWLKLVATSKAKNKIKRFFKTQDREGNIEKGHEAVVKALQDLGFVPKEMLSKAKMQEALQRYNYHTEDDLFAAVGYGEVSPTTLANRLTEEERREQQIEKDKQRMQEIMNKPAKKEPEKMKIRHEGGVVIQGVENLLIRMSRCCNPVPGDDIVGYITKGRGISIHRADCPNVTNAPENENRLIEVEWEDTSSNQKEYAADLEIHGYDRSGLLNDVLQVISSQSKKLLGVTARSDKDKQATIRLSVSIQNLSHLQTITDKLKQVPDVYSVHRVKG, encoded by the coding sequence ATGGCTAAAGAAACGATTATGTCAGGCCCAACAGTGGTAAAACTTGTCTCTTATTATATGAGTAAAGAGCATGTTGCGTTTGTCCAAAAAGCGTTGGATTATGCAACCAAGGCGCATGAAGGACAATTTCGTAAATCTGGCGAACCCTATATTATTCACCCCATTCAAGTTGCGGGGATTCTAGCAGAATTACATATGGATCCTCATACTGTGGCGACAGGATTTTTACATGATGTTGTCGAAGATACAGATGTGACCTTAGATGACTTAAAAGCAGAATTTGGACCTGATGTGGCGATGCTAGTGGATGGCGTTACTAAATTAGGAAAAATTATGTACAAATCGCATGAGGAGCAATTAGCAGAAAACCACCGCAAAATGTTGTTAGCAATGGCACAAGATTTACGCGTAATCATGGTGAAACTGGCCGACCGTTTGCACAATATGCGGACATTAAATCATTTGCGTGAAGATAAGCAACGACGGATTGCCCAAGAAACAATGGAAATTTATGCCCCTCTCGCACATCGTCTAGGGATTAGTCGAATTAAATGGGAGCTAGAAGACCGTTCGTTACGTTATTTAAACCCAAATCAATATTATCGCATTGTTCACTTGATGCAAACCAAACGTGAGGAACGTGAAGCGTATGTGGAAGGAACAGTTGAAGAAATTCGTCTAGCGACAGAAGAACTCGATATTTATGCGGAAATTTATGGTCGTCCCAAACATATTTATTCTATTTATCGCAAAATGGTGGATAAGAAAAAACAATTTGATGAGATTTATGATTTATTAGCTATTCGTGTAATTGTCGATTCTATCAAAGACTGTTATGCAGTTTTAGGTGCGATTCATACGAGATGGAAACCTATGCCGGGACGTTTCAAGGACTATATTGCTATGCCAAAAGCAAACATGTATCAATCCATCCATACGACAGTGATTGGTCCGAATGGCAATCCAATCGAAATTCAAATTCGGACCCATGAAATGCATGAAATTGCCGAATTTGGGGTTGCGGCTCACTGGGCATACAAAGAAGGACACACCGAAGAAATCAAACCAGATGCCATGACTCAACAGGTTGGTTGGTTTAAGGAAATTTTAGAGCTACAAGATGAAAGTTTTGATGCTTCTGAGTTTATGGAAGGGGTTAAAGGAGATATCTTTAGTGATAAGGTCTATGTCTTTACACCAAAAGGAGATGTCTCTGAATTACCAAAAGGGTCTGGTCCGCTTGATTTTGCCTATAATATTCATACCGATATTGGAAGTAAGACAGTTGGAGCCAAAGTGAATGGCAAAATGGTTCAATTGGACTATAAATTGAAAACAGGTGATATTGTAGAGATTATGACTTCGGCTAATTCATCTGGACCAAGTCGTGACTGGTTAAAATTAGTCGCAACAAGCAAAGCGAAAAATAAAATAAAACGTTTCTTTAAAACACAAGATCGTGAAGGAAACATCGAAAAAGGACACGAAGCAGTAGTCAAAGCGTTGCAAGATTTAGGCTTCGTTCCTAAAGAAATGCTCTCTAAAGCTAAAATGCAAGAAGCGTTGCAACGCTATAATTACCATACAGAAGATGATTTGTTTGCAGCAGTGGGTTACGGTGAAGTTAGCCCAACAACTTTAGCCAATCGTTTAACAGAAGAAGAGCGTCGAGAACAACAAATCGAAAAAGATAAACAACGCATGCAAGAAATTATGAATAAGCCGGCGAAAAAAGAACCGGAAAAAATGAAAATTCGTCATGAAGGCGGCGTCGTCATTCAAGGTGTAGAAAATTTATTAATTCGCATGAGTCGTTGTTGTAATCCAGTTCCTGGTGATGACATTGTGGGTTATATCACGAAAGGACGTGGGATTTCTATTCATCGTGCCGATTGTCCCAATGTGACGAATGCTCCTGAAAATGAGAACCGTTTGATTGAAGTAGAGTGGGAAGATACTTCTAGCAATCAAAAAGAATATGCAGCTGACTTAGAAATTCATGGTTATGATCGCTCCGGTTTATTAAATGATGTGCTACAAGTTATTAGTTCACAATCGAAAAAATTACTCGGTGTCACTGCACGTTCAGATAAAGACAAGCAAGCAACGATTCGTCTATCAGTTTCAATTCAAAACCTATCCCATTTACAAACAATTACCGATAAACTGAAACAAGTACCAGACGTGTACAGTGTTCATCGTGTGAAAGGATAA
- a CDS encoding 16S rRNA (uracil(1498)-N(3))-methyltransferase has translation MQRYFLAENYTPKEQYEVTGEPYHHMVRVMRMNTGQQVYLAFQNQLSIIAEISAITDASVILKEIEKEQQEKELPISITIASGYPKGDKLDLVVQKGTELGAAGFIGFPAKTSVVKWDAKKLAKKQQRLEKIAQEAAEQSHRQVTPIVELLATEKEFLEKVATYDVIVVAYEESAKQGEHAQLARILQKVEKGTRLLAIFGPEGGLAPQEIETLVAMNGQLCGLGPRILRAETAPFYLLSAASYQLELM, from the coding sequence ATGCAACGATATTTTTTAGCTGAAAACTATACACCTAAAGAACAATATGAAGTAACGGGGGAACCTTACCATCATATGGTCCGTGTCATGCGCATGAATACTGGACAACAAGTGTATTTAGCCTTTCAAAATCAATTGTCGATTATTGCTGAAATTAGTGCGATTACCGATGCTAGTGTTATCTTAAAAGAAATTGAAAAAGAGCAACAAGAAAAAGAACTACCAATTTCGATTACAATTGCAAGTGGGTATCCAAAGGGTGATAAATTAGATTTAGTGGTTCAAAAGGGAACGGAACTAGGCGCAGCAGGGTTTATCGGTTTTCCAGCCAAAACCTCGGTAGTAAAATGGGATGCTAAAAAATTAGCAAAAAAACAACAACGCTTAGAAAAAATTGCTCAAGAAGCAGCGGAACAATCACACCGTCAAGTAACCCCGATTGTTGAGCTTTTGGCAACCGAAAAAGAATTTTTAGAAAAAGTAGCTACCTATGACGTCATTGTTGTTGCCTATGAGGAATCTGCGAAACAAGGAGAACATGCACAGCTTGCCCGTATTTTGCAAAAGGTGGAAAAAGGTACCCGTTTATTGGCTATATTCGGACCAGAAGGCGGACTTGCTCCTCAAGAAATTGAAACATTGGTTGCAATGAATGGACAACTTTGTGGCTTAGGTCCTCGTATTTTACGAGCAGAAACAGCGCCGTTTTATTTATTAAGTGCGGCGAGTTATCAATTAGAATTAATGTAA
- the prmA gene encoding 50S ribosomal protein L11 methyltransferase, whose protein sequence is MKWNEVKIETASEAVEAVANILMEAGASGVAIEDALDIENFQGDAYGELLDKETITSLKEGAYVAAYFPEIIFLPEILPFIREEVAKLPEYGLAIGKNEVTVSEVAEENWATAWKKYYHPVRISRYLTIVPSWEEYTAQHTDEKIITLDPGMAFGTGTHPTTRLTLQALEVTLRGGETVLDVGTGSGVLSIASKYLGAKDVHAFDLDEVAVQAAQENMDLNPIASDVSVSANDLLKGIETPADVIVANILADIIVLMVPDAWRLLKSDGTLIVSGIIHEKKQMVIDTLEAQGFEVDQVFQQKDWYAIILKKPEED, encoded by the coding sequence ATGAAGTGGAATGAAGTAAAAATCGAAACTGCAAGTGAAGCGGTAGAAGCGGTAGCTAATATTTTAATGGAAGCTGGCGCAAGTGGAGTAGCCATTGAAGACGCCCTAGATATAGAAAACTTTCAAGGTGATGCATATGGAGAACTTTTGGACAAAGAAACTATTACCTCGTTAAAAGAAGGGGCGTATGTAGCAGCGTATTTTCCTGAAATAATTTTCTTACCCGAAATTTTACCTTTTATTCGTGAAGAAGTGGCTAAATTACCTGAATACGGTTTAGCAATTGGCAAAAATGAAGTAACTGTCAGCGAAGTAGCAGAAGAAAACTGGGCAACTGCATGGAAAAAATATTACCACCCGGTACGCATTTCACGTTATTTGACTATTGTTCCAAGTTGGGAAGAATATACAGCTCAACATACCGACGAAAAAATTATTACTTTAGATCCTGGGATGGCTTTTGGTACAGGCACACATCCAACCACTCGTTTAACGCTTCAAGCATTAGAAGTAACCTTGCGTGGAGGAGAAACTGTATTAGATGTTGGGACGGGTTCAGGTGTGTTAAGTATTGCAAGTAAATATTTAGGAGCTAAGGACGTTCACGCCTTTGATTTAGATGAGGTTGCCGTGCAAGCTGCACAAGAAAATATGGACTTAAATCCAATTGCTAGTGATGTGTCCGTAAGTGCCAACGATTTATTGAAAGGTATTGAAACGCCAGCCGATGTCATTGTAGCCAATATTTTAGCGGATATTATTGTTTTGATGGTACCTGATGCATGGCGTTTGTTGAAATCAGATGGTACGTTAATTGTTTCCGGAATTATCCATGAGAAAAAACAAATGGTTATTGATACCCTTGAAGCGCAAGGTTTTGAAGTTGACCAAGTTTTCCAACAAAAAGATTGGTATGCCATCATTTTGAAGAAACCTGAGGAAGATTAA
- a CDS encoding DUF3013 family protein, translating to MAKETLITYLDKQLTKKITEYDTAIDWDAKNHTIELVIRLFAENAAGTVIDDAEGVESEEEIIEFEDGILFYNPQKSRFDEEDYLAIIPYEGKKGIQQAVIDGLVDYLQEVLDQGQSDLLDFLSEENEDEFFELQFSEEALDQAIEKYEEKGYLPYPSY from the coding sequence ATGGCAAAAGAAACGCTTATTACTTATTTAGATAAACAACTAACAAAGAAAATTACCGAATACGATACAGCAATTGATTGGGATGCAAAAAATCATACTATTGAACTAGTGATTCGTTTGTTTGCTGAAAACGCAGCAGGTACCGTCATTGATGATGCAGAAGGTGTCGAATCAGAAGAGGAAATCATTGAATTTGAAGATGGTATTTTATTTTACAATCCGCAAAAATCACGTTTTGATGAAGAAGATTATCTAGCAATCATTCCATATGAAGGCAAAAAAGGTATCCAACAAGCAGTGATTGACGGTTTAGTTGATTATTTACAAGAAGTATTAGATCAAGGTCAAAGTGATTTATTAGATTTCTTATCGGAAGAAAACGAAGATGAATTTTTTGAATTACAATTTTCAGAAGAAGCATTGGATCAAGCAATCGAAAAATATGAGGAAAAAGGTTATTTACCTTACCCAAGTTATTAA
- a CDS encoding DNA-3-methyladenine glycosylase codes for MEDVKQIFNTQSTVEIAHYLVGMYLEHETSEGILGGYIVDCEAYLGPDDQAAHSYGMRNTPRLQAMYQQPGTIYLYTMHTHLILNMVTQPEGMPQGVMIRGIEPATGIEQMEENRGRSGKELSNGPGKLVAALGITKELYGQSIFASPLHLVPEKKRTPKKIETLPRIGIPNKGKWTDMPLRFVASGNPYITNIRKRDIDPDFGWLEKRKK; via the coding sequence ATGGAAGACGTAAAACAAATTTTTAACACGCAATCGACCGTAGAGATTGCACATTATCTTGTCGGCATGTACTTGGAGCATGAGACATCTGAAGGAATTTTAGGAGGATATATTGTTGACTGTGAAGCCTATTTAGGGCCAGATGACCAAGCAGCACACAGTTATGGGATGCGCAATACGCCTCGTTTACAAGCGATGTATCAACAGCCTGGAACGATTTATCTATACACGATGCATACGCATTTGATTTTAAACATGGTGACACAGCCAGAAGGCATGCCTCAAGGTGTAATGATTCGAGGAATTGAACCTGCTACAGGCATTGAACAAATGGAAGAAAATCGTGGGCGTTCAGGCAAAGAATTATCAAATGGACCAGGAAAATTGGTAGCGGCATTAGGTATTACTAAAGAGCTTTATGGGCAATCTATTTTTGCAAGTCCGCTACATTTAGTACCTGAAAAGAAACGAACACCTAAAAAAATTGAAACGTTACCCAGAATTGGTATTCCCAATAAAGGCAAATGGACAGATATGCCGTTAAGATTTGTGGCAAGTGGAAATCCGTATATTACGAATATTCGAAAAAGAGATATTGATCCAGATTTTGGCTGGTTAGAAAAGAGGAAAAAATAA